The following are encoded together in the Panicum virgatum strain AP13 chromosome 6K, P.virgatum_v5, whole genome shotgun sequence genome:
- the LOC120712553 gene encoding uncharacterized protein LOC120712553, producing the protein MPVDVEAAMAPPPPASACSSSSIGRDSDECPPPGKEAEEGEGEVQSALAGGAGGGGGLAGLEALEEALPIRRSISKFYNGKSKSFACLKEAITSSGSAKDITKADNAYSRKRKNFLAYSIMYGNSHETSAAQVYETTPPKRLASLSRNSLATLASSNSGSSSSISIEENELPELLHSPLSPDNFISTPRSESRVSNESSTPMRSLSMMDLHRLHRSSSSVRLKDTSED; encoded by the exons ATGCCGGTGGACGTCGAGGCGGCGAtggccccgcccccgccggcgtccGCGTGCAGCTCGTCGTCGATAGGGAGGGACAGCGACGAGTGCCCGCCGCCGGggaaggaggcggaggagggggagggggaggtgcAGAGCGCGCTCgcgggaggagcaggaggagggggcggcctCGCGGGGTTGGAGGCATTGGAAGAGGCGCTCCCCATTCG GCGGAGCATATCCAAATTCTACAATGGGAAATCCAAATCCTTTGCGTGCCTCAAAGAAGCTATAACATCTTCTGGTTCTGCAAAAGACATCACTAAGGCAGATAATGCATACTCCAGGAAACGGAAGAATTTCCTTGCCTACAGCATCATGTATGGAAACTCACACGAAACATCAGCTGCTCAGGTTTATGAAACCACGCCTCCTAAGAGGCTTGCTAGTTTGAGCCGAAACTCTTTGGCGACCTTGGCTAGTAGCAATTCTGGAAGCAGCAGCAGTATCAGCATTGAAGAGAATGAGCTGCCTGAGCTGCTCCATTCTCCGCTCTCACCTGATAATTTTATATCCACACCACGATCAGAATCTCGCGTGTCTAATGAATCATCTACGCCAATGAGGTCGTTGTCAATGATGGATTTGCATCGTCTGCATAGATCAAGTTCCTCGGTTCGTCTCAAAGATACGAGTGAAGATTAG